From Passer domesticus isolate bPasDom1 chromosome 5, bPasDom1.hap1, whole genome shotgun sequence, the proteins below share one genomic window:
- the CSDC2 gene encoding cold shock domain-containing protein C2 isoform X2 produces MSSEPSAPPAVPPLHSPKSPVWPTFPFQREGSRIWERGNLLLRDLPSPLPTKRTRTYSATARASAGPIFKGVCKQFSRSQGHGFITPENGTEDIFVHVSDIEGEYVPVEGDEVTYKVCPIPPKNQKFQAVEVVLTNLAPHTKHETWSGQIIGS; encoded by the exons ATGTCATCGGAGCCCAGCGCCCCGCcggcagtgccacccctgcacTCCCCCAAGTCGCCGGTGTGGCCCACCTTCCCCTTCCAGCGGGAGGGCAGCCGCATCTGGGAGCGGGGCAACCTGCTGCTACGGGACCtgcccagccccctccccaccaagAGGACCAGGACCTACTCGGC GACAGCACGCGCCTCTGCTGGCCCCATCTTCAAGGGTGTGTGCAAGCAGTTCTCTCGCTCCCAGGGCCACGGGTTTATCACCCCAGAGAATGGCACCGAGGACATTTTCGTGCATGTGTCTGA CATCGAGGGAGAGTATGTCCCAGTGGAGGGGGACGAGGTGACGTACAAGgtctgccccatccctcccaAGAACCAGAAGTTCCAGGCAGTGGAGGTGGTCCTCACCAACCTGGCGCCCCACACGAAGCACGAGACGTGGTCTGGCCAGATCATCGGCTCCTAG
- the CSDC2 gene encoding cold shock domain-containing protein C2 isoform X1, with protein sequence MRVCVRGAHHPSAHHTARIHQPAGGQRAQPPQPGCRRHRCSSQGSGGAPGPSEHRCSAERSAREPFAAEEVTSSRPTRLGILSPAAHPPSPKTEEPSDPTMSSEPSAPPAVPPLHSPKSPVWPTFPFQREGSRIWERGNLLLRDLPSPLPTKRTRTYSATARASAGPIFKGVCKQFSRSQGHGFITPENGTEDIFVHVSDIEGEYVPVEGDEVTYKVCPIPPKNQKFQAVEVVLTNLAPHTKHETWSGQIIGS encoded by the exons ATGCGTGTGTGTGTTCGAGGCGCACATCACCCATCCGCACATCACACAGCGCGCATCCATCAGCCGGCGGGCGGCCAGCGCGCACAGCCCCCGCAGCCGGGCTGCAGGCGACACCGCTGCTCCTCGCAAGGTAGCGGAGGAGCGCCCGGCCCCTCCGAGCACCGATGCTCTGCGGAGCGCAGCGCCAGGGAGCCCTTCGCTGCTGAGGAG GTCACCAGCAGTAGGCCCACACGCCTGGGCAtcctttctcctgctgcccacccgCCCAGTCCCAAAACGGAGGAGCCCAGCGACCCCACCATGTCATCGGAGCCCAGCGCCCCGCcggcagtgccacccctgcacTCCCCCAAGTCGCCGGTGTGGCCCACCTTCCCCTTCCAGCGGGAGGGCAGCCGCATCTGGGAGCGGGGCAACCTGCTGCTACGGGACCtgcccagccccctccccaccaagAGGACCAGGACCTACTCGGC GACAGCACGCGCCTCTGCTGGCCCCATCTTCAAGGGTGTGTGCAAGCAGTTCTCTCGCTCCCAGGGCCACGGGTTTATCACCCCAGAGAATGGCACCGAGGACATTTTCGTGCATGTGTCTGA CATCGAGGGAGAGTATGTCCCAGTGGAGGGGGACGAGGTGACGTACAAGgtctgccccatccctcccaAGAACCAGAAGTTCCAGGCAGTGGAGGTGGTCCTCACCAACCTGGCGCCCCACACGAAGCACGAGACGTGGTCTGGCCAGATCATCGGCTCCTAG